The following coding sequences lie in one Deltaproteobacteria bacterium genomic window:
- a CDS encoding HAMP domain-containing protein — translation MKIPASISIKLLLLILPLVSLPIAIVGYFSYQTALGIVTRMSQEEQMMLVKGAADKIETIFHSCKLDLEMISRIPFIEEYYQAKTKGWVTEAETNRKNLIRFFKYLLDRSPYYFQVRFINKNGVEMLSVKKERKDLSTIASREDSFYQEFKKSPQRSFYLSQITFSSVRRGYVLYFGKSFTQMDDKIIGTVVIDLDYDKMIELVKGMRVGEKGYAFLVDHLGRTIAHPEFAPYEMDLKNYPNPHLREFVINMMAGETGWMTYYYLGDRIASYTPIPTMGWSLAITTPIEEFKKEVQALQKKIFQVVLITLMLTGIVVIVLSHNFIKPVRRLVTAADRIAGGDLAQEIPVKSRDELGILTESFNRMMRNLKEIQNELVQSEKLISLGRLSAGVAHEIRNPLNAMKGAIVYLQRRRPEDPLLMEYTQIILELIDRLSSFATDFLHLAKQSPLRLMTSNLNELIQNTLTLFEEPMTLKGIALKKNLDPSLPMFPIDPHQMEQALINLLINAMDAMPQGGTLEIVTQRQAEESGTDKILLRLRDTGGGIPEAHRLQVLDPFFSTKEGGTGLGLPITLGIVESHGGKLAIQSEEGIGTVITIELPVNYSPLAKES, via the coding sequence ATGAAAATACCGGCATCCATATCCATTAAATTATTATTACTGATTCTTCCCCTGGTTTCCCTGCCCATCGCAATAGTAGGGTATTTTTCTTATCAAACGGCCTTAGGCATTGTCACCCGAATGTCCCAGGAAGAACAGATGATGTTGGTAAAGGGTGCCGCCGACAAGATTGAAACTATTTTCCATTCCTGCAAATTGGATCTGGAAATGATTTCTCGTATCCCTTTTATTGAAGAATATTATCAGGCCAAAACAAAAGGGTGGGTGACTGAGGCTGAGACGAATCGAAAAAATTTAATCCGTTTTTTTAAATATCTTCTTGACCGCTCTCCCTATTATTTTCAGGTGCGGTTTATTAATAAGAACGGGGTGGAGATGCTTAGTGTCAAAAAAGAGAGGAAAGATCTTTCCACCATCGCTTCACGGGAAGATAGCTTCTATCAGGAATTTAAAAAATCCCCTCAACGGTCTTTTTATTTATCCCAGATAACCTTTTCTTCGGTCCGCCGGGGGTATGTCCTTTATTTTGGTAAATCCTTTACTCAGATGGATGACAAGATCATCGGCACAGTGGTCATCGATCTGGATTATGACAAAATGATCGAATTGGTAAAAGGGATGCGGGTGGGAGAAAAGGGATACGCCTTTTTGGTAGACCATTTGGGAAGGACCATCGCCCACCCGGAATTTGCCCCCTATGAGATGGATTTAAAAAATTATCCCAATCCGCACCTAAGGGAATTTGTAATTAATATGATGGCCGGAGAAACGGGCTGGATGACCTATTATTATCTGGGCGACCGGATTGCCTCTTACACGCCGATTCCAACCATGGGCTGGTCCTTGGCTATTACCACCCCGATCGAGGAATTCAAAAAGGAGGTCCAGGCTCTTCAAAAAAAGATCTTTCAGGTAGTCCTGATTACCCTGATGCTTACCGGAATAGTGGTCATCGTTTTATCCCATAATTTCATTAAACCGGTTAGAAGGTTGGTCACGGCTGCCGATCGAATAGCCGGAGGTGATTTGGCGCAAGAGATCCCGGTTAAATCCAGAGACGAGTTGGGGATATTGACTGAATCTTTTAACCGGATGATGCGGAATCTAAAGGAAATCCAAAATGAACTGGTGCAATCGGAAAAATTAATCTCCCTGGGAAGACTTTCCGCCGGGGTGGCCCATGAGATCAGGAACCCTTTAAATGCCATGAAGGGGGCCATTGTTTATCTTCAGCGCCGGCGCCCGGAGGATCCCTTATTAATGGAATATACGCAAATCATCTTGGAATTGATAGATCGCTTGAGTTCTTTTGCTACCGATTTTCTCCATTTAGCCAAACAATCCCCGCTAAGACTGATGACCTCGAATCTCAATGAATTGATTCAAAATACCTTGACCCTTTTCGAAGAGCCTATGACCCTCAAGGGGATCGCCTTAAAGAAAAACCTGGATCCTTCACTTCCCATGTTTCCTATTGATCCCCATCAAATGGAACAGGCATTGATCAATCTCCTGATAAATGCCATGGATGCCATGCCCCAGGGCGGAACCCTGGAAATAGTTACCCAACGCCAAGCAGAAGAAAGTGGAACCGATAAAATCCTCCTTAGGCTACGGGATACCGGGGGGGGTATCCCGGAGGCTCACCGGTTGCAGGTTCTGGACCCTTTTTTCAGTACCAAGGAAGGGGGGACCGGATTGGGGCTGCCGATCACTTTAGGGATAGTGGAAAGCCATGGGGGAAAACTGGCCATTCAAAGTGAGGAAGGAATAGGGACGGTAATAACCATTGAATTGCCGGTCAATTATTCCCCGTTAGCCAAGGAGTCCTAA
- the mftA gene encoding mycofactocin precursor (Mycofactocin is a small molecule electron carrier derived from the final two amino acids, Val-Tyr, of MftA, the mycofactocin precursor. It plays a role in redox homeostasis and the metabolism of alcohols and aldehydes in Actinobacteria, including Mycobacterium tuberculosis.), translating into MIEPDKEINAQSPKNQEEEKKLFFVEEIKIEELAIDGICGVY; encoded by the coding sequence ATGATAGAACCCGATAAAGAAATCAACGCCCAATCTCCAAAAAACCAAGAGGAAGAAAAAAAACTTTTTTTTGTTGAGGAAATCAAGATCGAAGAATTGGCCATAGACGGTATCTGCGGGGTTTATTGA